The Phoenix dactylifera cultivar Barhee BC4 chromosome 9, palm_55x_up_171113_PBpolish2nd_filt_p, whole genome shotgun sequence genome window below encodes:
- the LOC103701758 gene encoding LOW QUALITY PROTEIN: calmodulin-binding transcription activator 3-like (The sequence of the model RefSeq protein was modified relative to this genomic sequence to represent the inferred CDS: deleted 1 base in 1 codon; substituted 1 base at 1 genomic stop codon), giving the protein MHIVLVHYLGVKGNKPNFSHTRDVEETAKVVNMDSPVCSNSFTNHSQLPSQTTDAESPNSAHTSEYEDAESADNYQASSRHNSFLEMQQHGDGPVTNVHLWNPYSPIASINNQCDIQGAQATEPKSDFYSVAQEDITRVFDETLLGLTFSGSRTQYDLTSWGEVLEHSTTGFQTPSFHPGQAAAVEDNPRLETSTGELYADDLGVKQVDVTTAQDKSLWQLSTADIGSLGTSNADLENGMSIEDNVNAPSLXKQASLDFSNMEGEGLKKYDSFSRWMSKELGEVDNSLPISSSGVYWDTVESETVIEDSSMSNHESLAAYIMNPSLSQDQLFSIIDFTPNWAYTGMETKVLISGTFLKNKEDVEKCQWSCMFGEIEVPAEILADGTLRCHAPMHKSGRVPFYITCSNRLACSEVREFEFRANDAQDMETLDSHGYNTNEMQLHVRLEKLLTLGPVDQQIIAANSVKDNLHLSNKISSLMMEFDDEWSNLLKLTHEEGFAPDNAKDQLLERLMKEKLHSWLLHTVAEDGKGPSVLDKGGQGVLHLTAALGYDWAIKPIITSGVNINFRDVHGWTALHWAACCGRERTVVALIALGAAPGALTDPTPEFPTGRTPADLASANGHKGIAGFLAESSLTDHLSTLTLKESEGSDVADISGITDVEDVAEESAIQVADGDVQAGLSLKDSLSAVRNASLAAARIYQVFRVHSFHRKKLIECGDDKCGISDERALSLISLKKAKPGQHDVPLHAAASRIQNKFRGWKGRKEFLIIRQHIVKIQAHVRGHQVRKHHKKIVWSVLIVEKAILRWRRKGSGFRGFRSEGLLEGPSMQNQAAKEDDYDFLQEGRKQTEARLQKALARVKSMVQYPEARDQYRRLLKVVAELQESKAMQDSILKESAEAADGDFMIELEELLQGDTPMPTA; this is encoded by the exons ATGCACATTGTTCTTGTACACTATCTTGGAGTCAAG GGTAACAAACCAAATTTCAGTCATACTAGAGATGTTGAAGAAACTGCTAAAGTTGTCAATATGGATAGTCCTGTCTGTTCTAATTCTTTCACAAATCACAGCCAGCTGCCTTCACAAACTACGGATGCTGAAAGCCCAAATAGTGCACACACTTCAGAATATGAAGATGCTGAGTCTG CAGATAACTATCAGGCAAGTTCCAGACACAACTCTTTCCTTGAGATGCAGCAGCATGGGGATGGACCTGTGACGAACGTTCATCTGTGGAACCCTTATTCTCCAATTGCTTCCATAAATAACCAAT GTGATATTCAGGGAGCACAGGCTACGGAACCTAAATCAGATTTTTATTCAGTTGCTCAAGAGGATATAACAAGAGTTTTTGATGAAACACTCCTTGGATTAACTTTTAGTGGGTCCAGAACACAGTATGATTTGACATCATGGGGTGAAGTCCTGGAACATAGTACAACAGGGTTCCAAACACCTTCTTTCCACCCAGGACAGGCTGCCGCAGTGGAGGACAATCCTAGACTGGAGACTTCGACAGGGGAACTATACGCAGATGACCTCGGGGTCAAGCAAGTGGATGTTACCACTGCTCAAGACAAATCATTGTGGCAG CTTTCTACTGCTGACATTGGTTCCCTTGGTACATCAAATGCTGACCTGGAAAATGGCATGTCTATAGAGGACAATGTCAATGCCCCTTCCCTT TAAAAACAGGCATCATTAGATTTCTCTAATATGGAAGGAGAAGGCCTAAAGAAATATGACAGTTTCTCAAGATGGATGAGCAAGGAACTTGGAGAGGTGGATAACTCACTTCCGATATCCAGTTCTGGGGTTTACTGGGACACTGTTGAAAGTGAAACTGTTATTGAAGATTCTAGCATGTCTAATCATGAGAGCTTAGCTGCGTATATAATGAACCCCTCACTTTCCCAAGACCAGCTTTTCAGTATAATTGATTTCACTCCCAATTGGGCCTACACCGGCATGGAGACTAAG GTTTTAATCTCTGGAACATTCTTGAAGAATAAAGAAGATGTAGAAAAATGTCAATGGTCATGCATGTTTGGGGAAATTGAAGTTCCAGCTGAGATTTTAGCAGATGGAACTCTTCGCTGCCATGCTCCAATGCACAAATCTGGAAGGGTTCCTTTTTACATCACCTGCTCCAACAGGTTGGCTTGTAGTGAAGTGCGGGAATTTGAATTTCGGGCTAATGATGCTCAAGATATGGAGACTTTGGATTCGCATGGTTACAATACAAATGAAATGCAACTTCATGTACGTCTGGAAAAGCTGCTTACTTTGGGACCAGTTGATCAACAAATAATTGCAGCTAATAGTGTCAAGGATAATCTTCATTTAAGCAATAAAATTAGTTCACTGATGATGGAATTTGATGATGAGTGGTCCAATCTGCTTAAGCTAACTCATGAGGAAGGGTTTGCTCCTGACAATGCCAAGGACCAATTGCTTGAAAGATTAATGAAAGAGAAATTGCATTCCTGGCTTCTTCACACTGTAGCTGAAGATGGTAAAGGCCCCAGTGTCTTGGATAAGGGGGGACAGGGTGTGCTTCATTTAACAGCTGCCCTTGGTTATGATTGGGCTATAAAACCAATAATTACTTCAGGTGTAAATATTAACTTTAGAGATGTTCATGGATGGACTGCTCTTCACTGGGCAGCATGCTGTGGCAG GGAGCGCACAGTTGTTGCCCTCATTGCCTTGGGTGCAGCTCCTGGAGCTTTAACAGATCCTACTCCTGAGTTCCCAACTGGAAGAACACCTGCAGATCTAGCATCTGCAAATGGACATAAGGGGATTGCCGGCTTCCTGGCAGAGTCTTCTCTGACTGACCATCTTTCAACCCTCACTTTAAAGGAGTCAGAAGGCAGTGATGTAGCAGATATTTCTGGTATTACAGATGTTGAAGATGTTGCAGAAGAGAGTGCCATTCAGGTTGCTGATGGGGATGTGCAGGCTGGACTTTCACTGAAGGACTCATTGAGTGCTGTCCGCAATGCTTCTCTAGCTGCAGCTCGAATCTATCAAGTTTTTAGGGTTCATTCATTCCACAGAAAAAAGCTTATCGAGTGTGGAGATGACAAATGCGGAATATCAGATGAGCGTGCTCTTTCGCTCATATCTCTCAAGAAGGCCAAGCCAGGACAGCATGATGTGCCCCTGCATGCTGCTGCAAGTCGTATACAAAACAAGTTTAGAGgatggaaaggaagaaaggagttTTTGATTATTCGGCAGCATATTGTTAAGATCCAG GCCCATGTACGAGGACATCAAGTTAGGAAACATCACAAAAAAATTGTCTGGTCAGTTTTGATTGTGGAGAAAGCTATATTGCGGTGGAGGCGGAAAGGAAGTGGATTTCGTGGTTTCCGGTCTGAAGGACTACTCGAGGGTCCTAGCATGCAAAACCAAGCAGCTAAGGAGGATGATTATGACTTCTTGCAAGAAGGCAGAAAACAGACTGAGGCCAGGCTACAGAAAGCACTTGCAAGGGTGAAATCCATGGTTCAATATCCGGAAGCAAGAGATCAGTACCGAAGGCTTCTAAAAGTTGTCGCCGAGCTCCAGGAGTCCAAG GCCATGCAAGATAGCATTTTGAAAGAGTCGGCGGAGGCGGCTGATGGTGATTTCATGATTGAACTGGAAGAGCTCTTGCAGGGTGACACACCCATGCCCACAGCTTGA